The proteins below come from a single Parageobacillus toebii NBRC 107807 genomic window:
- the thyA gene encoding thymidylate synthase, producing the protein MRQYLQLLEDILENGVEKDDRTGVGTLSVFGRQLRFNLQEGFPLLTTKKLHIRSIIYELLWFLKGDTNVRYLQENGVTIWDEWADENGELGPIYGAQWRSWKGADGKTVDQISWVIEEIKRNPNSRRLLVSAWNVAELDKMKLPPCHYAFQFYVADGKLSCMWQQRSVDTFLGLPFNIASYALLTHMIAQQCDLDVGELIFSGGDVHLYKNHLEQAKLQLTREPRPLPKLVIKRKPASIFEYEFEDFEIVDYDPHPHIKAPVAV; encoded by the coding sequence TTGCGTCAATACTTACAATTACTAGAAGATATTCTCGAAAACGGAGTAGAAAAAGACGACCGTACTGGGGTCGGGACGTTATCCGTGTTTGGTCGTCAGCTGCGTTTTAATTTGCAGGAAGGATTCCCACTCTTAACAACAAAAAAATTACATATCCGTTCGATCATTTACGAATTATTATGGTTTTTAAAGGGAGATACGAATGTCCGCTACTTGCAAGAAAACGGCGTGACGATCTGGGATGAGTGGGCGGATGAAAACGGCGAGTTAGGCCCAATATACGGCGCGCAGTGGCGTTCATGGAAAGGGGCCGATGGCAAAACGGTGGATCAAATCAGCTGGGTTATTGAAGAAATTAAACGAAACCCAAATTCCCGCCGCTTATTAGTAAGCGCGTGGAATGTGGCAGAGCTAGATAAAATGAAACTGCCGCCTTGCCATTATGCGTTTCAATTTTATGTGGCAGACGGGAAGCTTTCTTGCATGTGGCAGCAACGTTCCGTTGATACGTTTTTAGGTTTGCCGTTTAACATCGCCAGCTATGCGCTGTTGACGCATATGATCGCCCAGCAGTGCGATTTAGATGTCGGTGAATTGATTTTTAGCGGCGGCGATGTACATTTGTATAAAAATCATCTTGAGCAAGCCAAACTACAACTGACGAGAGAACCGCGACCGCTTCCGAAGCTGGTGATCAAGCGGAAGCCTGCTTCGATTTTTGAATATGAATTCGAGGATTTTGAAATTGTCGACTATGATCCTCATCCGCATATTAAAGCGCCGGTTGCCGTATAA
- a CDS encoding dihydrofolate reductase, which yields MISHIVAMDQNRVIGKDNRLPWHLPADLAYFKKVTMGHAIIMGRKTFESIGRPLPGRENVIVTRNRSFQAEGCTVIHSIEAIRQFAAKRDDEVFVIGGAELFQATLPFADRLYITKIEANFPGDTFYPDFEESEWRLVSYTKGIKDEKNPYDYAFIVYERKR from the coding sequence ATGATTTCACATATTGTCGCCATGGATCAAAACCGTGTCATTGGCAAAGACAACCGCCTGCCATGGCATTTGCCTGCTGATTTAGCGTATTTTAAAAAAGTAACGATGGGCCATGCCATTATTATGGGGCGCAAAACGTTTGAATCCATCGGGCGGCCGCTTCCGGGAAGAGAAAATGTCATTGTGACGCGGAATCGGTCGTTTCAGGCAGAAGGATGTACGGTGATCCATTCGATCGAAGCGATTCGTCAGTTTGCCGCTAAGCGCGATGATGAAGTGTTTGTCATTGGCGGTGCGGAATTGTTTCAAGCGACATTGCCGTTTGCCGACCGTCTCTACATAACGAAAATTGAGGCGAATTTTCCGGGTGATACGTTTTATCCGGATTTTGAAGAGTCAGAGTGGCGGCTCGTTTCCTATACGAAAGGAATAAAAGATGAAAAAAATCCATATGATTATGCGTTTATCGTTTATGAACGCAAACGTTAA
- a CDS encoding YndM family protein — protein sequence MKHIVPLAIKFIGWSVVLLSIFTIFNAPPLLVLFMAAGTAVVSYLIGDLFILPRFGNLAAAIADVPLAFLLIWLTSYALIEPTVNMAYASFYCALAIGAIEAFFHLFMENRVLDEERKEQAYRWYDEGRWATEFAEEYDQEKDDRT from the coding sequence ATGAAGCATATCGTTCCATTGGCGATTAAATTTATTGGGTGGAGTGTAGTGCTGCTTTCTATTTTTACGATTTTTAACGCCCCGCCGCTGCTGGTTTTGTTCATGGCGGCAGGAACCGCTGTAGTTTCTTATCTCATCGGTGATCTATTTATTCTGCCGCGCTTTGGCAATTTGGCAGCAGCGATTGCTGATGTTCCGCTTGCGTTTTTGCTTATTTGGCTTACTAGCTACGCACTGATTGAACCGACTGTCAATATGGCGTACGCTTCGTTTTATTGCGCGCTGGCAATCGGTGCGATCGAAGCGTTTTTTCATCTGTTTATGGAAAACCGTGTGCTTGATGAGGAAAGAAAAGAACAAGCGTATCGGTGGTATGACGAAGGAAGGTGGGCGACGGAGTTTGCTGAGGAATATGATCAGGAGAAAGACGACCGCACGTAA
- the ilvA gene encoding threonine ammonia-lyase IlvA, which translates to MEQQLKRKQGTVYVEDILIAYHTLKDVVHHTPLQKNPLLSERYECNVYLKREDLQVVRSFKIRGAYNRMKHLSEEERKNGIVCASAGNHAQGVAYSCRALGVHGKVYMPATTPRQKVSQVQLFGKDMVDIVLVGDTFDDSFNEAIECAKKEGRTFIHPFDDEYVIAGQGTIGVEVLNDCEEPIDFVFASIGGGGLMSGIGTYVKSISPATKIIGVEPEGAPSMKAALEQGHVVTLEEIDKFVDGAAVKTVGEKTYALCKEIIDDIVVVPEGKVCTTILELYNENAIVVEPAGALPIAALDFYKDKIRGKTVVCIVSGGNNDIDRMQEIKERSMIYEGLQHYFIVNFPQRAGALREFLDEVLGPTDDITRFEYTKKNNKENGPALVGIELKRREDYEPLIERMKKKGFPFQEVNKNPNLFHLLI; encoded by the coding sequence ATGGAACAACAACTTAAACGAAAACAAGGGACCGTTTATGTTGAAGATATTTTAATCGCTTATCATACGTTAAAAGATGTTGTACACCATACTCCGCTGCAAAAAAATCCGTTATTATCGGAACGTTACGAATGTAACGTGTATTTGAAGCGCGAAGATTTACAAGTCGTACGCTCATTCAAAATTCGTGGCGCATACAACCGGATGAAACATTTAAGCGAAGAAGAACGGAAAAACGGCATTGTCTGCGCTAGTGCAGGCAACCATGCGCAAGGAGTAGCGTATTCATGTCGGGCGCTAGGCGTGCATGGAAAGGTGTACATGCCGGCGACAACGCCGAGACAAAAAGTATCGCAAGTACAGCTGTTCGGAAAAGATATGGTCGACATTGTTTTAGTAGGCGATACGTTTGATGATTCATTTAACGAAGCAATAGAGTGTGCCAAAAAAGAAGGACGCACATTTATTCATCCGTTTGATGATGAATATGTCATTGCCGGACAAGGAACGATCGGTGTAGAAGTGTTGAACGACTGTGAAGAGCCGATTGATTTTGTGTTTGCGAGCATCGGCGGTGGCGGATTGATGTCGGGGATTGGTACATATGTGAAAAGCATTTCTCCAGCTACAAAAATTATTGGCGTGGAACCAGAAGGTGCACCATCGATGAAAGCTGCCCTCGAGCAAGGGCATGTTGTGACATTAGAAGAGATTGATAAATTTGTGGATGGAGCGGCAGTGAAAACGGTTGGCGAAAAAACGTATGCGCTTTGTAAAGAAATCATTGACGATATTGTTGTCGTACCGGAAGGAAAAGTATGCACAACGATCTTAGAGCTATATAACGAAAATGCAATTGTCGTTGAACCGGCGGGGGCGCTTCCGATTGCAGCACTTGATTTTTACAAAGACAAAATCCGTGGGAAAACGGTTGTCTGTATTGTCAGCGGAGGAAACAATGACATTGATCGAATGCAGGAAATTAAAGAGCGTTCGATGATTTATGAAGGACTGCAGCATTATTTTATCGTCAATTTTCCACAGCGTGCCGGCGCGCTTCGCGAATTTTTAGATGAAGTATTAGGGCCTACCGATGATATTACTCGTTTTGAATACACAAAGAAAAATAACAAAGAAAACGGTCCGGCGTTGGTCGGCATTGAATTAAAACGCCGCGAAGATTACGAGCCGCTCATTGAGCGCATGAAGAAAAAAGGGTTTCCGTTTCAAGAAGTGAATAAAAATCCAAACTTATTCCATTTACTCATTTAG
- a CDS encoding YpmP family protein: MLFKSLEFKNAYGQKVKIIEIPVLEEDNTYRFMIQLRLETFIAKVYRSRNARSVYSFREYLKKVLKWPVYEQIFKADVLKNNA, encoded by the coding sequence TTGCTATTCAAAAGCCTAGAGTTCAAAAATGCTTATGGGCAGAAGGTGAAGATTATCGAAATTCCTGTATTGGAGGAAGATAACACGTACCGATTTATGATTCAATTGCGCTTAGAAACGTTTATTGCCAAAGTATATCGATCCCGTAATGCTCGTTCTGTTTACTCGTTTCGGGAATATTTGAAAAAAGTATTAAAATGGCCTGTTTATGAGCAAATTTTTAAGGCCGATGTTTTAAAAAACAATGCTTAA
- a CDS encoding DegV family protein has translation MKNVKVVTDSTVDLPKEVLQEHGIEVVPLSFTIGEEAFIDRVTITPDEFMEKMKEAEELPKSSQPSVGEFLEIYNRLGEDGSDIISIHMAGELSGTVRSAQYAATLAEANVTVVDSEFISLALGFQVLEAAQQARLGKSVEEIVNRLRDVRRCTRLYVTVDTLDNLVKGGRIGRGRALIGSLLNIKPIAALVDGMYTPIAKARSYSQIIKYLTNQFKEDISNKTIRAVGIVHADALALAERLKQSIMEATGYHSIDIVATTPVISIHTGPGAIGLMYYAE, from the coding sequence ATGAAGAACGTGAAAGTTGTAACAGATTCAACGGTCGATTTGCCGAAAGAGGTGTTGCAAGAGCATGGGATTGAGGTAGTCCCACTCAGCTTTACGATTGGTGAGGAAGCGTTTATCGACCGCGTAACGATCACCCCGGATGAGTTTATGGAAAAAATGAAAGAAGCAGAGGAATTGCCAAAAAGCTCTCAACCTTCTGTCGGCGAGTTTCTCGAAATCTATAACCGCCTTGGTGAAGATGGAAGCGATATTATCTCGATCCATATGGCTGGTGAGCTAAGCGGCACTGTTCGCTCCGCGCAGTATGCCGCGACATTAGCGGAAGCAAATGTGACAGTGGTAGATTCGGAGTTTATTTCGCTTGCCCTGGGATTTCAAGTGTTGGAAGCAGCGCAACAGGCAAGACTGGGGAAAAGTGTGGAGGAAATTGTAAACCGTCTGCGCGACGTCCGTCGCTGTACGCGATTGTACGTCACAGTCGATACATTAGACAACCTCGTAAAAGGCGGTCGTATTGGCCGTGGAAGAGCATTGATCGGTTCGCTTTTAAACATTAAACCGATTGCAGCGCTTGTCGATGGAATGTATACACCGATTGCGAAAGCGCGCAGTTATTCACAAATCATCAAATATTTGACAAATCAATTTAAAGAAGATATATCGAATAAAACGATTCGGGCTGTTGGGATCGTCCATGCCGATGCGCTCGCATTAGCAGAACGGCTGAAACAATCGATCATGGAAGCGACTGGATATCATTCCATCGATATTGTCGCAACAACGCCGGTGATTTCGATCCATACCGGACCGGGCGCCATTGGCCTTATGTATTATGCAGAATAG
- a CDS encoding SCO family protein, with product MKRFVVLLVIVLLAACGKTIPDAKNWPVDDFTYTDQNGKPFGLKDLKGKVWVADFIFTNCETVCPPMTANMAKLQKKAKEKGLDVEFVSFSVDPEVDTPEKLKEYVKKFNGDLSNWHLLTGYSQQEIEKFAEKNFKTIVKKPKNEDQVIHGTEFYLVDQNGTIVQTYSGVQDVPYEKILEHIEILQSS from the coding sequence ATGAAGCGATTCGTCGTTCTACTTGTCATCGTACTTCTTGCTGCATGCGGAAAAACCATTCCTGATGCAAAAAATTGGCCGGTTGATGATTTTACGTATACGGATCAAAATGGGAAGCCATTCGGTTTAAAAGATTTAAAAGGAAAAGTATGGGTTGCCGACTTTATTTTTACCAATTGTGAGACTGTTTGTCCGCCAATGACTGCCAATATGGCTAAGTTGCAAAAAAAGGCGAAAGAAAAAGGGCTTGATGTTGAATTTGTCTCATTTAGTGTTGATCCGGAAGTAGATACACCGGAAAAGTTAAAAGAGTATGTGAAAAAGTTTAACGGTGATTTATCAAATTGGCATTTGCTTACAGGATACAGCCAGCAAGAAATTGAGAAATTTGCCGAGAAAAACTTTAAAACGATTGTAAAAAAACCGAAAAACGAGGATCAAGTGATCCATGGAACAGAGTTTTATCTTGTTGACCAAAACGGTACGATTGTCCAAACTTATAGTGGGGTGCAAGATGTTCCGTATGAAAAAATTTTAGAGCATATTGAGATTTTGCAATCGTCATAA
- a CDS encoding SGNH/GDSL hydrolase family protein, with protein sequence MKKWGLIFLLLLYCAGCSSEQAINAASLPERQIKLTPRTVANDFFPKDIRVLALGDSLTEGVGDHEQKGGYVSRLRQQLLQHKGVRTLSVINFGKRGLRISKLDDVVHEHANEVRQADLIFITIGGNDMMKIVRSHFFDLSYTLFEKEQKRFAERLDHLLAMIRTYNQHATIVLVGLYNPFSNLLPNIPEINDVIKLWNNGSKAVLARYDRTIFVNVKDLFDGRDDVLYSDQFHPNEVGYELIARRVYEQLQQHEEMWLGSLEQ encoded by the coding sequence ATGAAAAAATGGGGATTGATTTTTTTATTGTTGCTCTATTGCGCGGGCTGTTCTTCCGAGCAGGCAATCAACGCTGCCAGCTTGCCTGAACGGCAAATAAAGCTGACACCGCGTACGGTTGCTAATGATTTTTTTCCAAAAGATATTCGCGTGCTCGCTCTTGGCGATTCGCTAACAGAGGGAGTAGGGGATCATGAACAAAAAGGCGGATATGTTTCTCGGTTGCGCCAACAATTATTACAGCATAAAGGGGTGCGAACGCTCTCGGTCATCAATTTTGGAAAGCGAGGGTTACGGATTTCCAAGCTTGATGATGTTGTCCATGAGCACGCAAACGAAGTCCGACAGGCGGATCTTATTTTCATCACCATCGGCGGCAATGACATGATGAAAATTGTTCGCTCCCATTTTTTTGATTTATCGTACACTTTGTTTGAGAAGGAACAAAAACGATTTGCCGAGCGGTTGGATCATCTTTTGGCAATGATTCGCACATATAACCAACATGCTACTATTGTTCTTGTCGGCTTATACAATCCATTTTCTAACTTGCTTCCAAATATTCCGGAAATCAACGATGTTATCAAGCTATGGAATAATGGGAGCAAAGCGGTGTTGGCGCGCTATGATCGGACGATTTTTGTCAATGTGAAAGATTTGTTTGATGGCCGGGATGATGTGTTATATAGCGACCAGTTTCATCCAAATGAAGTAGGGTATGAATTAATCGCAAGACGTGTGTATGAACAATTGCAGCAACACGAAGAAATGTGGTTAGGGAGTTTGGAACAATGA
- a CDS encoding YpmS family protein, with protein sequence MNWKKWFWTLVVLDIAVVMLFAVWLFQPAKPISVPSPKKVKGATFTVYSNKEHLNTVINDYIRKKAKDHPVQYRVWLDDRVYVASKLPVFGREMDLVVSFIPKVVKGGNVVLESPEISLGDWELPVTYVLRYLRKHAPLPDEVIIDPKVNRVYVALTDIRFGNGYQVSARKIDLAKDEIVFTLTIPTSAKQ encoded by the coding sequence ATGAATTGGAAAAAATGGTTTTGGACATTGGTGGTATTGGATATTGCTGTTGTGATGCTTTTTGCTGTTTGGTTGTTTCAGCCGGCTAAACCGATATCGGTGCCGTCTCCGAAAAAAGTAAAAGGAGCCACGTTTACGGTATATTCGAACAAAGAACATTTGAATACGGTGATCAATGATTATATTCGTAAAAAAGCAAAAGACCATCCCGTGCAATATCGAGTTTGGCTTGATGATCGAGTGTATGTGGCAAGCAAGCTCCCTGTATTTGGCCGGGAGATGGACCTCGTCGTTTCTTTTATTCCGAAAGTGGTTAAAGGCGGAAATGTAGTGCTAGAAAGTCCGGAAATATCGCTGGGCGATTGGGAGCTTCCGGTCACGTACGTGTTAAGATATTTACGAAAACACGCGCCATTGCCAGATGAAGTGATCATTGATCCGAAGGTTAACCGCGTGTATGTGGCGCTTACTGATATTCGTTTCGGCAACGGTTATCAAGTTTCCGCTCGGAAAATTGATTTGGCAAAGGATGAAATTGTATTTACGCTGACGATTCCGACATCGGCAAAACAATAA
- a CDS encoding RsmF rRNA methyltransferase first C-terminal domain-containing protein, which yields MKLPSEFIEKMERLLEDEASRFFSTYHEEKANGLRFNPLKIDRETFLTLVPFALSPVPFCPTGFYYDAHEQPGKHPYHAAGLYYIQEPSAMFVAEVLKPNPGEFVLDLCAAPGGKTTQLAAMMKNQGLIIANEIHPKRVKALSENIERFGITNTLVTNETPEKLAKYFPGFFDKILVDAPCSGEGMFRKDEEAVQFWSQAHVEQCAIKQRHILDCAYEMLKEGGILVYSTCTFSPEENEQTIEAFLQTYDDLELLSIEKVHGIQPGRREWTNTNFEEMERTARLWPHSLKGEGHFVAKIKKTGPSPSWNGRYAKPNASKQMVREYRQFEQEVLQTEIEKPMYAFQHHLFALPDHCPNFDGLKVVRAGLHLGEAKKQRFEPNHALALSLKPQDVRYSLDLSSDSVECLKYLRGETIQTGEDRGWLLVTVDGYPLGWGKEVKGMVKNFYPKGLRIN from the coding sequence TTGAAATTACCAAGCGAATTCATCGAAAAAATGGAGAGGCTTTTGGAAGATGAAGCTTCTCGTTTTTTTTCCACCTATCATGAAGAAAAAGCAAACGGGTTGCGATTCAATCCATTGAAAATCGACCGCGAGACGTTTTTAACGCTCGTCCCGTTTGCACTTTCCCCCGTTCCGTTTTGCCCAACTGGTTTTTATTATGACGCACACGAACAACCTGGAAAGCATCCGTATCACGCGGCAGGGCTCTATTATATCCAAGAGCCGAGCGCGATGTTTGTAGCTGAAGTGTTAAAGCCTAATCCAGGGGAGTTTGTTCTTGACCTTTGCGCCGCACCTGGCGGAAAAACGACGCAGCTTGCGGCAATGATGAAAAATCAAGGACTGATTATCGCCAATGAAATTCATCCGAAGCGCGTCAAAGCACTATCGGAAAATATCGAGCGGTTTGGGATTACAAACACGCTTGTTACGAATGAAACACCGGAAAAGCTCGCGAAATATTTCCCTGGTTTTTTTGACAAAATCTTAGTAGATGCTCCATGCTCGGGGGAAGGCATGTTTCGAAAAGACGAAGAAGCTGTACAATTTTGGAGCCAAGCGCACGTCGAACAATGCGCCATCAAACAGCGGCATATTTTAGATTGTGCATACGAGATGTTAAAAGAAGGCGGCATTCTCGTCTATTCCACTTGCACGTTTTCTCCGGAAGAAAACGAACAGACCATAGAAGCTTTTTTACAAACCTATGATGATCTTGAATTGCTGTCGATTGAAAAAGTTCATGGCATTCAGCCGGGAAGACGGGAATGGACGAACACGAACTTCGAGGAAATGGAGAGAACGGCTCGGCTATGGCCGCATTCGTTAAAAGGGGAAGGCCATTTTGTCGCGAAAATAAAAAAAACAGGCCCGTCCCCTTCATGGAATGGACGCTATGCCAAGCCAAACGCCTCCAAACAAATGGTTCGCGAGTATCGGCAGTTTGAACAAGAAGTATTGCAAACAGAAATCGAAAAACCGATGTATGCCTTTCAACACCATCTATTCGCCCTACCTGACCACTGCCCGAATTTCGATGGCCTGAAAGTCGTGCGGGCAGGTCTTCACTTAGGAGAAGCGAAAAAGCAGCGGTTTGAGCCGAACCATGCACTTGCCTTATCGCTAAAGCCGCAAGACGTTCGTTACTCCCTTGACTTGTCAAGCGACAGCGTAGAATGTCTAAAATATTTGCGCGGAGAAACGATTCAGACGGGAGAAGACCGCGGCTGGCTGCTTGTGACCGTTGATGGTTATCCGCTCGGGTGGGGAAAAGAAGTAAAAGGTATGGTGAAAAACTTTTATCCGAAAGGACTGCGAATCAACTAA
- the plsY gene encoding glycerol-3-phosphate 1-O-acyltransferase PlsY, which yields MEKALILITAYLLGSIPFALLVGKIGYGIDIREHGSGNLGGTNTFRVLGVKAGMIVTCGDMLKGTLAASLPVLFSVHIHPLLAGVCAVIGHTYPIFAKFRGGKAVATSAGVMLFYSPFLFVSLLTVFFIVLYISKYVSLSSMLAGVYAVIYTIFFTDDIPLMIAVSLLTAFIFYRHRANIKRIVNKTEPKIKWLGRK from the coding sequence ATGGAAAAAGCACTCATTTTGATCACAGCTTACCTTCTCGGATCGATTCCGTTTGCGCTCCTTGTCGGAAAAATAGGATACGGAATCGATATTCGCGAGCATGGCAGCGGAAATCTAGGAGGGACAAATACATTTCGCGTCCTTGGCGTAAAAGCAGGAATGATCGTCACATGCGGAGATATGCTAAAAGGGACGCTGGCGGCAAGCCTGCCTGTATTGTTCTCCGTGCACATACATCCGCTGTTAGCAGGAGTGTGCGCTGTCATCGGACATACATATCCGATTTTTGCCAAATTCCGCGGCGGGAAAGCGGTCGCAACATCGGCAGGTGTGATGCTGTTTTATTCACCGTTTTTGTTCGTTTCGCTTCTTACTGTCTTTTTCATTGTTTTATATATTTCCAAGTATGTTTCGTTATCTTCGATGTTAGCCGGGGTATATGCCGTTATTTATACCATCTTTTTTACTGATGACATTCCACTAATGATCGCAGTATCGTTATTAACGGCGTTTATCTTTTACCGCCACCGCGCGAATATAAAACGCATTGTCAACAAAACGGAACCAAAAATCAAGTGGCTGGGCAGAAAATAA
- a CDS encoding OsmC family protein encodes MKTKVTWNGQMSFTGMSASGVQIPIDASKEAGGQDSGARPMELILHGLAGCTGIDIISILTKMRLEVRSFYIEVEGTRADDHPKRFTDIHIHYVLEGDLPEDKVVRAIQLSKEKYCSVSHSLNANITASYSINGVKGKKHL; translated from the coding sequence ATGAAAACGAAAGTAACGTGGAACGGGCAAATGTCGTTTACAGGGATGAGCGCATCAGGAGTGCAAATTCCGATTGATGCTTCCAAAGAAGCAGGGGGACAAGATTCCGGGGCGAGACCGATGGAATTAATTTTACACGGGCTTGCCGGATGTACGGGAATTGATATTATATCAATCTTGACAAAAATGCGGCTTGAAGTTCGATCGTTTTATATAGAAGTGGAAGGAACCCGTGCAGACGATCATCCAAAACGGTTTACGGATATTCACATTCATTATGTGTTAGAAGGGGATTTGCCAGAAGACAAAGTCGTCCGCGCTATTCAATTGTCGAAAGAGAAGTACTGTTCTGTATCCCATTCGTTAAATGCCAACATTACGGCAAGCTACTCGATTAATGGTGTGAAGGGGAAAAAACATTTGTAA
- a CDS encoding OsmC family protein, with the protein MKNQMTFHVTGSSKGMQTVVRSRQHTITIDEPPAMGGQDAGPDPLSTLLSALAGCENVVANMVAKELNFDLQGIEFDIKGTIDPRGFMGDPSVKPYFQQVTIHAKVKTNESQERIEELQRITDSRCPVYTTLKAAGVQLQSTWTKA; encoded by the coding sequence ATGAAAAATCAAATGACGTTTCATGTGACAGGAAGCTCAAAAGGAATGCAAACGGTAGTCCGCTCTAGACAACATACGATAACGATCGACGAACCGCCAGCAATGGGCGGTCAAGATGCAGGTCCGGATCCGCTTTCGACATTGTTAAGTGCGCTCGCCGGCTGTGAAAATGTCGTAGCAAACATGGTGGCAAAAGAGCTAAATTTTGATTTACAAGGAATTGAATTTGACATCAAAGGAACAATAGACCCGCGGGGATTCATGGGTGACCCAAGCGTAAAACCGTATTTCCAACAAGTCACGATTCACGCCAAAGTAAAAACAAATGAATCACAGGAGCGGATTGAAGAATTACAGCGCATCACCGATTCGCGTTGTCCTGTTTATACGACGTTAAAGGCGGCAGGCGTTCAGCTGCAATCTACATGGACAAAGGCATAA
- a CDS encoding aldehyde dehydrogenase family protein: MERYEQFNKSFINGEWIDGLSKRTYDNLNPYDNSVITTIRLATKTQLAEAFDVAKQAQKEWAKTSQEEKKEVLRKAAEYLRSNRDAIIDMIARETGGSIIKANVEVDLSIGLVEEAINMVDELTKVREVPSETEGKINRIYRLPLGVITSISPFNFPMNLSMRTIAPAIALGNSVVHKPDIQTCLTGGSIIARAFEYAGLPKGVLNVVLTDIDEIGDDMLTNPNSQLISFTGSTAVGKHIGAIAGGMLKRVALELGGNNPFIVLADANVDRAVDAAIFGKFIHQGQICMIINRIIVHKNHYDEFVEKFVERAKKLPYGDPRDPKTIIGPLINEKQIEKALAIIEEAKKEGAKMALEGKRIGNILTPTVFVDVDNNSKLAQTELFSPIATIIKAESDDEAIAMANDTEYGLSSAIFTEDLSEGEQLALQIESGMTHINDQTVNDSPTVPFGGTKASGIGRFGNPWIVEEFTVTKWVSIQKEYRRYPF; the protein is encoded by the coding sequence ATGGAACGATATGAACAATTCAACAAAAGCTTCATCAACGGCGAATGGATCGATGGACTTAGCAAACGGACATATGATAACTTAAACCCGTATGACAATTCCGTTATTACAACCATTCGTCTGGCAACGAAAACGCAGCTTGCCGAAGCGTTTGACGTCGCCAAACAAGCACAAAAAGAATGGGCGAAAACATCCCAAGAAGAGAAAAAGGAAGTGCTCCGTAAAGCGGCGGAATATTTACGTTCCAATCGGGATGCAATTATTGATATGATCGCCCGCGAAACAGGTGGCAGCATCATTAAGGCGAACGTAGAAGTCGATCTATCGATTGGACTTGTCGAAGAAGCAATCAACATGGTGGATGAATTGACAAAAGTGAGGGAAGTCCCGTCAGAAACAGAAGGGAAAATCAACCGGATTTATCGCCTGCCATTAGGGGTCATCACGTCGATTTCTCCGTTTAACTTTCCGATGAATTTGTCGATGAGAACGATCGCCCCAGCGATTGCGTTAGGAAATAGCGTCGTACATAAGCCGGATATCCAAACATGCTTAACAGGCGGCTCCATCATCGCAAGAGCCTTTGAATATGCTGGATTGCCAAAAGGAGTTTTAAACGTCGTTCTCACCGATATCGATGAAATCGGCGACGATATGTTAACGAATCCGAATTCACAGCTTATTAGTTTTACTGGTTCGACTGCTGTCGGCAAACATATCGGAGCGATTGCGGGCGGAATGTTAAAACGCGTCGCGCTAGAGCTTGGCGGTAACAACCCGTTTATCGTTCTTGCTGATGCCAATGTGGACCGTGCCGTTGACGCAGCAATATTCGGCAAGTTTATCCATCAAGGGCAAATTTGTATGATTATTAACCGCATCATTGTCCATAAAAACCATTATGATGAATTTGTCGAAAAATTCGTCGAACGGGCGAAAAAACTTCCGTATGGCGACCCGCGTGATCCGAAAACGATCATCGGTCCGCTGATTAACGAAAAACAAATCGAAAAAGCATTGGCGATCATTGAAGAAGCGAAAAAAGAAGGCGCCAAAATGGCGCTCGAAGGAAAGCGAATCGGCAACATTTTAACGCCGACTGTATTTGTCGATGTCGATAATAACAGCAAACTTGCACAAACCGAATTGTTCTCCCCAATCGCGACCATTATTAAAGCCGAATCCGATGACGAGGCGATCGCGATGGCGAACGATACCGAATACGGTTTAAGTTCAGCGATTTTCACCGAAGATTTAAGCGAAGGCGAACAATTGGCCTTACAAATTGAAAGTGGTATGACACATATTAACGATCAAACGGTCAATGATAGCCCAACCGTTCCGTTTGGCGGCACAAAAGCCAGCGGTATCGGACGGTTCGGAAACCCGTGGATTGTGGAAGAGTTTACGGTGACAAAATGGGTATCGATTCAAAAAGAGTATCGCCGCTATCCGTTTTAG